In Helianthus annuus cultivar XRQ/B chromosome 8, HanXRQr2.0-SUNRISE, whole genome shotgun sequence, a single genomic region encodes these proteins:
- the LOC110872902 gene encoding UPF0481 protein At3g47200 — MGENEWVMNVNQELQNMGDSSSEMEQWKKRSIYRVPSCVTDLNKRAYKPQSVSFGPYHYGEPNLESMEENKHRALLHFLKRYKKPFECYVKAVMEVVEDLKHAYSALDQKWHQDTMGFVKMMILDGCFMLEILRAATTDDVDCDINAADANVVDDYASNDPIFSNHGKLYILPYLKRDMLMLENQLPMLLLNTLVAVTKDENNPNQHDEECVNKMVQKFCSPYSRITKMGRSLHPLDVYRRSLLWENPRHKKKPVTKSYHHLVIQEGDEIVRSATELYEAGIRFKKSKTRSLKGISFKGGVLTLPPVMVDDATESLYLNLIAFERLHVGAGNEVTSYIFFMDNIIDHAKDVSLLHSQGIIQNAIGSDKAVAKLFNSLSKDITLDPDSALDVVHKQVHNYCTKPWNEWRANLIHTYFRSPWAILSVLAAVFLFALTIIQTIYTVYPHG; from the exons ATGGGAGAAAATGAATGGGTGATGAATGTGAATCAAGAACTTCAGAACATGGGTGATTCATCATCAGAAATGGAGCAGTGGAAAAAACGATCAATCTACCGTGTGCCCTCCTGTGTAACCGATCTGAACAAAAGAGCCTACAAGCCGCAGTCGGTCTCATTCGGGCCATACCATTATGGAGAACCGAATCTAGAGTCCATGGAAGAGAACAAGCACCGGGCTCTCCTTCACTTTCTGAAAAGATACAAGAAACCTTTTGAATGCTATGTGAAAGCTGTGATGGAGGTTGTGGAGGATCTGAAGCATGCATATAGTGCACTGGATCAGAAATGGCATCAAGATACAATGGGCTttgtgaagatgatgattttgGATGGATGTTTTATGCTCGAAATCTTGCGTGCAGCGACTACTGACGATGTTGATTGTGATATTAATGCTGCTGATGCtaatgttgttgatgattatgcTTCGAATGATCCGATTTTCAGCAACCATGGAAAGTTGTACATCTTGCCTTACCTTAAACGCGACATGCTCATGCTCGAAAACCAGTTGCCGATGTTGCTTCTAAACACGCTTGTCGCTGTTACAAAGGACGAAAACAATCCAAACCAG CACGATGAGGAATGCGTGAACAAAATGGTGCAAAAGTTCTGCTCTCCCTACTCTCGAATCACGAAAATGGGGAGATCCCTGCATCCCCTAGATGTGTACCGAAGGAGCCTGCTATGGGAGAACCCGCGTCACAAGAAGAAACCCGTCACCAAGTCATACCACCATTTAGTCATCCAAGAAGGCGATGAAATCGTTAGATCAGCAACAGAACTATACGAAGCAGGAATCCGCtttaaaaaatccaaaacaaGAAGCCTAAAAGGCATATCATTCAAAGGCGGTGTCCTCACGCTTCCTCCAGTCATGGTGGATGACGCAACCGAATCGTTGTATCTGAACCTGATAGCGTTTGAACGACTCCATGTTGGGGCTGGAAACGAGGTGACTTCTTACATATTCTTCATGGATAATATCATTGATCATGCAAAAGATGTTAGTCTGTTGCATTCACAAGGTATAATTCAAAATGCGATTGGTAGTGATAAGGCAGTGGCTAAACTGTTTAACTCCTTGTCCAAGGATATCACTTTGGATCCAGATAGTGCACTAGATGTGGTTCATAAACAGGTTCATAATTACTGCACCAAACCCTGGAATGAGTGGCGTGCAAATCTTATACACACGTATTTTAGGAGCCCGTGGGCGATCTTGTCGGTTCTTGCAGCCGTTTTCCTCTTCGCACTCACTATTATTCAAACAATCTACACTGTTTACCCGCATGGTTAA
- the LOC110870065 gene encoding putative wall-associated receptor kinase-like 16, whose amino-acid sequence MSTMHLKTLLVVTAIAALGTASAQKGPACESSCGNVNITFPFGSGEGCYYSSDFLVTCDRSSREPVPYFGPITTNFVISNMSTSKSEVEIMAFVAYDCYNESGQVTRNAPSLWLSDFQISSKNKFVAIGCDTYARFRGRRGNDFDIGTGCISTCGRNSLLTNGSCSGVGCCEVAVPEGLKAYNMSLRSFNNHENITDFNPCSYAFFVEEGKFNFSTTNLVDFRGVNSMPMILDWAIGNLTCDEAKDTNSFLCKGNSECDQDYGGPGYRCRCLKGFEGNPYVAEECKNINECERENHDCDHDAQCDDTDGSYKCTCRKGYSGDGRKNGTGCTADQSTIIKIVVGTSASAIFLLITITWLYLVLKRRKLVMLREKFFKQNGGIMLQQRISGNGGSHDQARVFTIEELKRATNNYDESRIIGKGGYGTVYKGVLSDNRIVAIKKSKLVDQTQAQIEQFINEVVILSQINHRNVVKLIGCCLETEIPLLVYEFIPNGTLSDHIHNKGNLLAMTWDIRLRIATETAEALSYLHSAASVPIIHRDVKPMNILLDDNYVAKVADFGASRLIPIDQIELATIVQGTLGYLDPEYMQTNQLTDKSDVYSFGVVLAEILTGKKAISFDRSEEERNLAIYFLYSLKVGRLSQVLDERLQLNDVPTEIIQVSRLAERCLCIKGEERPTMKEVAIELQGILASMIQNHPWVQNNSNEDEGVSLLKEQTNYYECTNGGNVSSSTFDSTRKHTMSPISSGR is encoded by the exons ATGTCAACCATGCATTTAAAAACACTACTGGTAGTAACAGCTATTGCAGCTTTGGGGACAGCTAGTGCTCAAAAAGGACCAGCTTGTGAAAGTTCATGTGGGAATGTGAATATTACTTTCCCATTTGGTTCAGGTGAGGGATGCTACTACAGTTCAGATTTCCTTGTAACTTGTGACCGATCATCCAGGGAACCAGTACCATACTTTGGACCAATCACGACCAATTTTGTTATTTCGAATATGTCAACAAGCAAGAGTGAGGTGGAGATTATGGCGTTTGTAGCTTATGATTGCTACAATGAATCTGGCCAAGTCACAAGAAACGCACCCTCTTTGTGGTTAAGTGATTTCCAGATCTCCTCCAAGAACAAATTTGTAGCCATCGGGTGTGATACGTATGCACGTTTTAGAGGAAGGAGAGGGAATGATTTTGATATTGGTACAGGATGCATTTCTACATGTGGTAGAAACAGCCTTCTTACAAACGGATCTTGCTCGGGAGTTGGGTGCTGTGAAGTAGCCGTGCCAGAAGGACTTAAAGCTTATAATATGAGTCTTCGTAGCTTTAACAATCATGAGAATATAACGGACTTCAACCCTTGTAGCTATGCCTTTTTTGTTGAAGAAGGGAAGTTCAACTTTTCTACTACTAACCTGGTTGATTTTAGAGGTGTAAATAGTATGCCAATGATACTTGATTGGGCAATTGGAAACTTGACTTGTGATGAAGCGAAGGACACAAATAGTTTCTTGTGCAAGGGAAACAGCGAATGTGATCAAGATTATGGAGGCCCTGGATATCGTTGTCGTTGCCTTAAAGGTTTTGAAGGCAACCCTTATGTTGCAGAAGAGTGCAAGA ATATTAATGAGTGTGAACGAGAAAATCATGATTGCGATCATGATGCGCAATGTGATGATACAGATGGAAGTTATAAGTGTACTTGTCGAAAAGGTTACTCTGGAGATGGTAGGAAAAATGGAACAGGTTGCACGGCTGATCAATCCACCATTATAAAGATAGTTGTAG GTACCTCGGCTTCTGCTATATTTCTCCTAATAACTATCACCTGGTTGTACTTGGTGCTCAAAAGGCGAAAGCTCGTGATGCTGAGAGAAAAATTCTTTAAACAAAATGGTGGAATAATGTTGCAGCAACGAATTTCTGGAAATGGCGGTTCTCATGATCAAGCAAGAGTCTTCACGATAGAGGAGCTAAAGAGGGCAACGAATAACTACGATGAGAGCAGGATAATCGGCAAGGGTGGCTATGGCACTGTTTACAAAGGAGTTCTTTCTGATAACAGAATAGTTGCCATAAAGAAGTCAAAACTAGTAGATCAAACACAAGCTCAGATAGAGCAATTTATCAATGAAGTGGTCATCCTGTCCCAAATAAATCATAGGAATGTGGTGAAGCTGATTGGGTGTTGCCTTGAAACAGAAATCCCGTTATTGGTTTATGAGTTCATTCCAAATGGCACACTCTCTGATCACATCCACAACAAAGGGAATTTGTTGGCTATGACATGGGACATCCGACTCAGAATAGCAACGGAGACAGCTGAAGCACTTTCATACTTACATTCTGCAGCATCTGTTCCGATCATTCATCGAGATGTCAAGCCAATGAATATACTTTTGGATGATAACTATGTAGCAAAAGTGGCTGATTTTGGAGCATCTAGGCTAATTCCTATTGATCAAATTGAGTTGGCCACCATAGTGCAAGGAACACTAGGCTACTTAGATCCAGAGTATATGCAGACAAATCAACTCACAGATAAGAGCGACGTTTATAGTTTTGGGGTGGTACTAGCGGAAATTTTAACCGGAAAAAAAGCTATTAGCTTTGATAGGTCAGAGGAAGAGAGGAATCTAgctatatattttttatattccTTAAAAGTGGGGAGACTCTCCCAAGTTCTTGATGAACGCTTGCAACTAAATGATGTTCCTACCGAGATCATCCAAGTTTCAAGACTGGCAGAAAGATGCTTATGCATTAAAGGCGAAGAAAGGCCCACCATGAAGGAAGTAGCAATCGAGCTCCAAGGAATATTGGCTTCGATGATACAAAATCATCCATGGGTGCAAAATAATTCAAATGAAGATGAAGGTGTGTCTTTGCTCAAAGAACAAACCAACTACTACGAATGTACAAATGGTGGCAATGTAAGCTCAAGCACCTTTGATAGCACGAGAAAGCATACAATGTCACCCATTTCTAGTGGTAGATGA
- the LOC110872938 gene encoding mediator of RNA polymerase II transcription subunit 19a: MDLESKKFGKGPKELTGAVNLVQYYKLFPHYEFFCKKSTSLSVLDAHYLHNVVGDKEIRKGEGMQLNQLINDNKSISQEAIHPFDLNALGDAFHLRETAPIELPDSQKGVPTQAGRSKSELNGKEKKHKKHKDKEHKKHKHHHHHKDKKNENDKINPRDSGAEHLKKPHEKKRKVDGDEDLSGIHRHQNTKYKRSKMDEFGVIRIAA; the protein is encoded by the exons ATGGATCTTGAGAGCAAGAAGTTTGGAAAAG GTCCAAAGGAACTTACGGGAGCCGTCAATCTTGTACAATACTACAAATTGTTTCCTCACTATGAGTTCTTTTGCAAGAAGTCAACTTCTTTATCAGTTTTAGATGCACATTACCTTCATAATGTTGTCGGAGACAAAGAAATTCGTAAAGGCGAAGGGATGCAGTTAAATCAGCTCATTAATGATAATAAGTCCATTTCACAAGAGGCAATACATCCGTTTGATCTTAATGCTCTCGGGGACGCCTTTCACTTGAGGGAAACAGCTCCCATTGAGCTTCCAGAC TCACAGAAGGGAGTTCCTACACAAGCTGGAAGATCAAAAAGCGAATTAAACGGCAAGGAAAAGAAGCATAAAAAGCACAAAGACAAAGAACATAAAAaacacaaacatcatcatcatcataaggATAAGAAAAACGAGAATGATAAAATAAATCCTCGTGACTCTGGTGCTGAGCATTTGAAGAAACCCCATGAGAAG AAAAGGAAGGTTGATGGAGATGAGGACCTCAGTGGCATTCACAGGCACCAGAATACTAAG TATAAGAGATCAAAGATGGATGAATTTGGTGTGATAAGGATAGCAGCTTGA
- the LOC110872939 gene encoding wall-associated receptor kinase 2, with product MHLKILLAIVALGVASAQDCESSCGNVNITFPFGTGEGCYYSSDFLVTCDRSSGEPMPYFGKNTTDIVISNMSASKSEVEIMMFVGRDCYSSSSVRPNRRNGPSLRLRDVRISAKNKFVAIGCDTNAYFQGIRGSELDGTGCSSTCGRNSLLTNGSCSGVGCCEVAVPEGLRSFNMTLRSFNNHSNILDFNPCSYAFFVEQGKFNFSTTNLVDFRSVRRMPMLLDWAIGDLTCDAAEGTDSFLCKGNSECDQDYGGPGYRCRCLEGYEGNPYVAEGCKNINECERGIHDCDHDAQCDDTDGSYECTCRKGYSGDGRKDGTGCTPDQSTIIKIVVGTSASAIFLLITVTWLYLVLKRRKLVMLREKFFKQNGGIMLQQRISGNGGSRDQARVFTIEELKRATNNYDESRIIGKGGYGTVYKGVLSDNRIVAIKKSKLVDQTQAQIEQFINEVVILSQINHRNVVKLIGCCLETEIPLLVYEFIPNGTLSDHIHNKGKSLTMTWDIRLRIATETAEALSYLHSAASVPIIHRDVKPMNILLDDNYVAKVADFGASRLIPIDQIELATIVQGTLGYLDPEYLQTNQLTDKSDVYSFGVVLVELLTGKKALSFDRPEAERNLAVYFLYSLKEGRLFQVLDERLQLNDVPSEIDQVSRLAQRCLRVNGDERPTMKEVAIELQGILASMIQKHPWVEGSPNEDEGEYLLKELTNDHEGTNGGSVSNVSTSTFDSMNKHTMLPISSGR from the exons aTGCATTTGAAAATACTACTAGCTATTGTAGCTTTGGGGGTAGCAAGTGCTCAAGATTGTGAAAGTTCATGTGGCAACGTGAATATAACTTTCCCATTTGGTACAGGTGAGGGATGCTACTACAGTTCCGATTTTCTTGTAACATGTGACCGATCATCTGGGGAACCCATGCCATACTTTGGAAAAAACACAACCGATATTGTTATTTCAAATATGTCGGCAAGCAAGAGTGAGGTGGAGATTATGATGTTTGTAGGCCGTGATTGTTACAGTAGTAGTTCTGTCCGCCCAAACAGAAGAAACGGACCATCTTTGCGGTTAAGGGATGTTAGGATCTCCGCCAAGAATAAATTTGTAGCCATCGGGTGTGACACGAATGCATATTTCCAAGGAATAAGAGGGAGTGAGTTAGATGGTACGGGGTGCAGTTCTACTTGTGGTAGAAACAGCCTTCTTACAAACGGATCTTGCTCCGGAGTTGGATGCTGCGAAGTAGCAGTGCCAGAAGGACTAAGAAGTTTTAACATGACTCTTCGTAGCTTTAACAACCATTCGAATATATTGGATTTCAACCCTTGCAGCTATGCCTTTTTTGTTGAACAAGGGAAGTTCAACTTTTCTACAACTAACCTGGTTGATTTTCGAAGTGTAAGGAGGATGCCGATGTTACTTGATTGGGCAATTGGAGACTTGACTTGTGACGCAGCAGAGGGCACAGACAGTTTCTTATGCAAGGGAAACAGCGAATGCGATCAAGATTATGGAGGTCCCGGATATCGTTGTCGTTGTCTTGAAGGTTATGAAGGCAACCCATATGTTGCAGAGGGGTGCAAGA ATATCAATGAGTGTGAACGAGGAATTCATGATTGCGATCACGATGCTCAATGTGATGATACAGATGGAAGTTATGAGTGTACTTGTCGAAAAGGTTACTCTGGAGATGGTAGGAAAGATGGAACAGGTTGCACGCCAGATCAATCCACCATTATAAAGATAGTTGTAG GCACATCAGCTTCTGCTATATTTCTACTTATAACTGTCACCTGGTTGTACTTGGTGCTCAAAAGGCGAAAGCTCGTGATGCTGAGAGAAAAATTCTTTAAACAAAATGGTGGAATAATGTTGCAGCAACGAATTTCTGGAAATGGGGGTTCTCGTGATCAAGCAAGAGTCTTCACGATAGAGGAGCTAAAGAGGGCAACCAATAACTACGATGAGAGCAGGATTATCGGCAAGGGTGGCTATGGCACTGTTTACAAAGGAGTTCTTTCTGATAACAGAATAGTTGCCATAAAGAAGTCAAAACTAGTAGATCAAACACAAGCTCAGATAGAGCAATTTATAAATGAAGTGGTCATCCTGTCCCAAATAAATCATAGGAATGTGGTGAAGCTGATTGGGTGTTGCCTTGAAACAGAAATCCCGTTATTGGTTTATGAGTTCATTCCAAATGGCACACTCTCTGATCACATCCACAACAAAGGGAAGTCGTTGACTATGACATGGGACATCCGACTAAGAATAGCAACGGAGACAGCTGAAGCACTTTCATACTTACATTCTGCAGCATCTGTTCCGATCATCCATCGAGATGTCAAGCCAATGAATATACTTTTGGATGATAACTATGTAGCAAAAGTGGCTGATTTTGGAGCATCTAGGCTAATTCCTATTGATCAAATTGAGTTGGCTACTATAGTGCAAGGAACACTAGGCTACTTAGATCCAGAGTATTTACAGACAAATCAACTCACAGATAAGAGTGATGTTTATAGTTTTGGAGTAGTACTAGTGGAACTTTTAACCGGAAAAAAGGCTCTTAGCTTTGATAGGCCAGAGGCAGAGAGGAACCTAGCTGTGTATTTTCTATATTCTTTAAAAGAGGGGAGGCTCTTCCAAGTTCTGGATGAACGCTTGCAGCTAAATGATGTTCCTAGTGAAATCGACCAAGTATCAAGACTGGCACAAAGATGCTTACGTGTTAATGGCGACGAAAGGCCTACCATGAAGGAAGTTGCAATCGAGCTCCAAGGAATATTGGCTTCAATGATTCAAAAACATCCATGGGTGGAAGGTAGTCCAAACGAAGATGAAGGTGAGTATTTACTCAAAGAATTAACCAATGACCATGAAGGTACAAATGGCGGCAGTGTAAGCAATGTAAGCACTAGCACCTTCGATAGCATGAACAAGCATACTATGCTGCCCATTTCTAGTGGCAGGTGA
- the LOC110870066 gene encoding uncharacterized protein LOC110870066 yields MGNDPLMNQFPALFELDANKDCKISDRLSINGGGSRYVWQWRRPLGEGQETIEMIGLCSLLHSVELKKEKDRWAWTGSSDKQFNVGAVKWLLNKNIGYNEGNHPGWCKWLPSKCNVFIWRAGLDKLATMDALKRRNIDRGDSNCVLCGEGEESMEHLFTSCCFAAMLCPIISLWCKILNIFAFSVNDLLDTHEHIGLKGIKKEVVQGIIRIGCWSIWKARNEARFNNKIIKLEGIIREIKTVGFLWFNSR; encoded by the coding sequence ATGGGGAATGATCCTTTAATGAATCAGTTCCCGGCCTTATTCGAGTTAGATGCGAACAAGGACTGCAAGATTAGCGACAGGTTATCGATAAATGGAGGGGGATCCAGGTATGTTTGGCAGTGGAGGAGGCCGTTGGGGGAGGGACAGGAGACAATCGAGATGATCGGCTTATGCAGTTTGCTTCACAGTGTAGAGTTAAAGAAAGAGAAAGATAGATGGGCTTGGACCGGATCTTCGGATAAGCAGTTCAACGTGGGCGCGGTTAAATGGCTTCTGAACAAGAATATTGGGTACAATGAGGGTAATCATCCGGGTTGGTGCAAGTGGCTCCCTAGCAAGTGCAATGTCTTTATTTGGAGAGCTGGGTTGGATAAGTTGGCGACTATGGATGCGTTAAAAAGAAGGAACATAGACAGGGGCGATTCTAATTGTGTGTTGTGTGGTGAAGGGGAAGAATCTATGGAACATTTGTTTACTTCCTGTTGTTTCGCGGCGATGTTATGCCCTATTATAAGTTTGTGGTGCAAAATCCTTAACATTTTTGCGTTTTCGGTTAATGATTTGCTCGATACGCATGAGCACATTGGGTTAAAAGGGATCAAAAAAGAGGTGGTTCAAGGTATTATCAGAATCGGCTGTTGGAGCATTTGGAAAGCAAGGAACGAAGCTAGGTTCAACAACAAGATTATAAAATTGGAGGGGATTATTCGGGAGATTAAAACGGTCGGATTTTTGTGGTTTAATAGTAGATAG